A genomic stretch from Hemicordylus capensis ecotype Gifberg chromosome 1, rHemCap1.1.pri, whole genome shotgun sequence includes:
- the AIG1 gene encoding androgen-induced gene 1 protein isoform X9, with translation MALVPCQVLRVAILLSYFSILCNYKAIDMPAHQTYGGSWKFLTFINL, from the exons ATGGCGCTCGTGCCCTGTCAGGTGCTGAGAGTCGCCATCCTCCTCTCGTATTTCTCCATCCTGTGCAATTACAAGGCCATTGACATGCCAGCGCATCAAACCTATGGAGGCAGCTGGAAATTCCTGACATTCATTAATCTG TGA